Below is a genomic region from Lineus longissimus chromosome 16, tnLinLong1.2, whole genome shotgun sequence.
AGATAAGATTTCTCAAATGTCATCTTGACTTTGCTTATTCtcactttttcaccaatttgaaatttgaatttgatgttcttcagagacaggttttcttttgagtAGAGAGTGTGCcaaacatctgaagcattgTCTTCGTTCACTTCACTTGGTTTCATCTTAATACTCCGATGCCATGTGTTGTTATACGAGTGCACAAGTTTTTGGAGAACAGGCACGTATGAGAGAGTATTTCTCtctgtgaaatatttccacattttacttttaaggGTCCTATTAAATCGTTCAACTATTGCCGCTTTAACTTCATTATTCGAGGTAAAGAagtgaatattttcttttttcagatagGCTTGAAATTTTTTGTTCACAAACTCACCCCCTTTATCAGTTCTCAGATTCTTAGGCTTTCTCTTAGAGGAAgaaattatctttttaaatgCAGTCACCTGTTCGTCACCTTTTTTTGATTTTAGACCCACAACCCAGGCATATTTTGACAGGGTATCAATTACAGTGAGAAGATATTTAAAGGGTTTATTATACCTGACAATTTTCGATAAATCAACAAGATCGGCCTCCCATTGTTCGTCAATATCAGAAACCACGATACGTCTTCGTATAAAGTGGTGTCTAACTGGTTTGTGAAGTGTGTATGTGTCTTGAGACTGGAGCCATTTTTTTATGTTAGAAGTTGATATCCTCTTACCAACTGCTCTCTTTAAAGCATTTATCCCGCCAAAACTAGCACTATGATTTGGTTCATAATATATTCTTTTCAATAACTCATTCGATTTCTTACTACCAGTCTTCCCACtcgtcattgcttttaccatgtCTCCTTGGTGTGGTAAAACCCGGAGAAGAGACAGGTGAATTCGAATTCCAGAAGGCCAATGGACTTCTGGTTCTTGCCCTGGGCGTTTTATTCACTGATTTTGGCATTTCACCCACCCCGAGttcttttttccattgcctattCGTTACCATATCAGCCGATATGCCACCTGTTTTGTTCAAATAGGACAGGACAGGTTCTATTCCAACCGGTGCAAAGGACTGCTTCTTGTTGGATGAGGCATTCTGGACAATAGTTCTTATATTGCTCCCTTTGATGGGCTCACCGTTTATTGAAATTTCACCTTTTCCATCCCACTGGAATTTAGGATCATTCATTAATGCATTGactagtttttttgcctttgcttTGGAGTAGTTCGGTATATTGTTGACTATTGTTTTCTGATTAAGTGGAGAGGTTGCAGGTGGTGTGGTTCCACTTGCAACAACCGCCTCTGGCTCTCTTTCTTGTACAACAGGTTGGTTTGCAGCTGTGGCTGTTGTCGCGCGAACACTAGTGGGAATAGGTTTAGTTAAATCTGAGCCTTCTGAGTGAATTGCTCCTAAATACTTTCGAAGTAACTGTGAATATGCTAAAGCTTTGTCATACTCATTCATATCCTTCCTCGATAGCACTTCCTGCATTTCTCTGTCAATACTCATTGCATGGGTTGCCACTGGTTTTGTGTCCTCTTTGTATCGTTGTTGAGACAAATATTTGTCCACCATTTCATGAGGAATTAGAGACATTTTCCTTATTTGACTCATCTTTAGAATAAGACTGTCTGTCTgcttttgaatatcaaacaccGAATATACTCCCTATGGCTTTTATGACTGGACCTAGCAGTGCACCAAGAAATCCACCTCGCTGTATGATTCTTTTACGTTCCTTAAACGATGTTTTCTTGTTGGCCAGCTTGCGAATAGAGTGTCTGTGTTTTCTCAAACAGCTGAACTGTTTCTTATTCAGGGCGACATTGCCTTTTAAACAGTTCTTTGCAGACTCACCAACTGCTTTGAACAGGCCATTATcagctgattctaaaatctttCTCCTATTTTTAGCTCGAGcagttttcagctttttaagcTGGTGGACATAattttttatgtgatattttgccatttctatgTGATGTGGCTGTGTCTGTGAATATTCAACAACTGATGTCATATTCGTATTTCATTTGTTTAAGTATACAATTTGGTTTTCATCTGGAAAGATATTAGTCCTCAATCGTAAATCTTCCGAAGTTGAAGgtttaaaatctaaaaataagtAACCAAAAGGAGGCTTTGTCGCATCTTTAAATGCCTCATTTAGGGCTTTGGTGTTGCCGggagaaatttgctttgccaaatgTGCTATCTGAGAAACATCTCttggatttttaaagataacaagataattcgAGTTCAAGCTAATGGTGCGTTGTTCTCTGCCTTGGTGAAATAAATTCTGGATTATATAGACTAcactcatattttgatgatgacaaccccttgtgaatattttggtaaccttttcatctgtttcacacaTTAAGTCATCTATAATGAGTAGGGTATGTGCACCTGATGAATTATCTGTGAACTGTAGTCCAGAGATAAATTcaacatttggaaaatttgcaaATGACTCCTGCCATTGGCCTCCATAACACCACACAACTCTTTGAGGGGGTGGATGGATAATATCTCTTGCATAGGAAATAAGTTTTTGTACAAAGAAAGACTTTCCACACATCGTTGGACCAGCcacaagacatgtgaatggatgcttcaaaagaaggtcatcgcttgaaatatccatgttgaaacatcagaacacaatgattgacacaagaacaaaatgagattttataCCGAGTTTAATAAATATCATAATGGTGATCCTTGCAATTAATTAACCAATTGATTAATcgaatatttacaaacatatacatcaatactcacaaacataaacagcaatcctttgaatgaattaattgaaaatttacaaaatatatacatcatCTATACGCGTACACAGattaatatacatttatatgcaaaaatatttaaatatcaTACAATTTTTCTTTGAGAGAGCAGGTGGGATGGAATTTCTTGAGATTCGATTAGAGAAAGAAAAAGCTATTTGTcaatcaggatgatgatgatgatgatgatgatgatgatgatgatgatgatgatgatgatgatgctgatgatgtaatGACGAAGATTAAACtcataaaatatcaacattattacagttgttaatgttattattcatattcatattcatattcatattcatattcatattattattattattattattattattattatcatcaatatatttacagtttcaatgcacagaatgaaataaatatcacattgttttatcaccataaaatatgccagtataaacattttatcacagATATATGCCCTtgcaaattttaattcaaatcaatCTATGGTTGATATCAGTGTCGTTTTCAAGAATATAGGTACAACAAAATTAATCTTATTATTATAACAAAGAGGTGAAGAATCAATATCCAAATGGGAGGGTGTAAAAATCATCAACGAGGTAACGTTTGTCATAAACCAAGCCATATTTCTTTTCCTCTTGTACCGTTACAATTTTGAAGTCCTTTcgccttttgattttgaaaggatttGTGATCGTAATCTTGTCCGAAAAGTTCAATGCTTCCACAAGTTTCTTCATGGAGtcaaaatttatgttttgaCTATTTGCATAGTTCAAGGTAAATCCCCGGACTTTACAGACAGTCTCTCCGCTACCTTTAATTCTGTAACCGTAGTTTTTGGGACCGCCGGATATGAATTCTTCTATAGTTTTACCCTCTAATTCATCTTTAAAGTCACCAAGGTAGTCACCCAAGGGTGGATTGTAATGTTGTTCGTTTGTTTCATCAACGACATATATAATGCTATCcgtatcaaaatataatacCTGTCGCTCCAGCTTCTCTAATTCAGAGTACAGTTTTAAGCGTGCATGAGCGGTGGTATATGCAGCAATAACACAATTCGTGTATGGACATGGTTCGATGAAGTCATCCTTCTCTCTGAATTTCATCAGAACAAACTCTTCGTTCACAAGTTGAACATCAGTTACTTCAACACTGTCGTCAGTCAACTTTTTGACATACTCTTCTGGATTATCTGTATATAATGTCTTTGTGAAGTTAGATCTCTGCCCAAATTTTCCCCAGAGCGAATTCAAACAGATTTTAGCGATACTTCGTAGTCCTGGATTAACACCAATTAACCCCCTGTCCAATTGGATTCCCTCGTTTTTCTCATAATCgtcaatgtatttgtttttatccTCCTCTGTACGACACCATTCTGGCCACCCGCTTGCCTCCTGCTTTTGCTTCAAGAAATGATTGATGTAACCCGCAAATATACCCCCCTCCTTCTCAACCTTATCATACTTGGTTGTTTTTTCGAAATGCCAAATTTCAAAAGTCTCTAGAAGTTTATAGCCtttttcaatggccttttttacttcaaaaataacccaagtacccacaagtgctcgGTCTTCATCAGAATGGTTGCATATTTTGGAGGATTCAAGAGCGCATTTGGCACAAAGAgagaatttcaatttcttgtctCTACGCATAGGCAATACAGGGAAATAGAGTTTCTTTGGCGGTAATATTTTGCACTTTATGAGGCCTTCGCATTTCATTGGGTCTATTTTCCGAATATTTTCGCCTCTAAAAACTTTGGGGTGATCTAGTGGATAGTGTTGGTATTTGTTGACCCAAGGATAAAGAGATGTGAAATCtacatattttatactttcGTTTTCTGTACATTTGTGATGAAGTTTGACAGCATTTGTGCGACCGCCAAAAAAAGCTTCTCTGGGATTCAAGGGctcgctgatgatgatgtcttttgtAAATTGAGCAAGTTGGGGGTCGTTTTTAATGTCTTCTCTAAAATCGCATTCACACTTCGTAATGACTGTGAAACCACAACCTTTCAGGAAATTTCGCCGAAACGTTGTGGTTTCACGAAGTTCTCCCATAGTTGTACCAATGCGGGGGTTCATAGTGTCCTTGTGCGGAAAGCATTTTTCACATCCATGCCAGAAACAACCATCAAATtcataaatgacattattcTGTTCGTCGAAACCATCCACTTTGTAATTGGCAATGGATTTTTCACCCCCATTGCCGGCATGACatatgttgatatctttatcTTTGAACATCAACCATTCCAACCATTTTATTCCAATGTTGGACTGCTTGTCAAATGTGTAACCATGAGGTGGCAGAACAGCAATCGAAGAGGGGGTCATGAAGTTTTGTCGAAACACTCTACTACAAGCTGATGCTATAGTTACGCTTTCTTTAAAAGGATTCACCTTTAGCAAGCATTCGAATGAGTCCACAAAGCGAACACAACACCTTCTTAAAAtggtgacgtcactctgacAATAGGATTCCAGTTCCTCTTGTAAATCATAGGGTTTTCCAAGTTGGCCATTATACCACAGAAGAAACTTTTTTCTCCCTTCCACGGTCATACTGTCGGGGTCGAAATATTTAATGTCGGGGATTTCTccgatatatttttcatttgcttttgtattgaaatggtgTGGAAAGTAGCCTTTTTTCATCTCATTGAAATTAAAGGTTTTGGGAAAGTTGCTAAGAGGCATGTTCAGAAAACTAAGAGAATCGAGAAATTTCACTCCAGCTGCTTCGAATGAAAGAATTTTCTGGCCAACTTGAATAACATCTGTTGGTTTGATCCCTACACTATGAAggtattgaataatgaaaaaggcATCGTAACCCCTGTTGTTGTGTGCCACTGCCACTTTACCTATATTTGAACCGTTGAATAGCCACTCGCAAAAATCTACGACAGTATTTTCCCCACGGAATACTTTCTCTTCTCGTTCATCAccacacaaaatacattttaattcatcatcattcttagCACTTTCCTCTATTCCACAAAAGAGGCAGCAACGATGTGCAATACACAAGTTTGGAATGTGCTCTCGTTCACCATTTTCTAGAATTTTTTCTTGGGTGGATTCAAAGTcgtaaaatacaaatttcataaaatctctcattgcacccttcttcttctgctttggttttttgatgaaacatcTGTGGTCATGTGGTTTATTCATACCACAAATATGGCAATACGTTGTAAAACATTGGTGTTTGTTTCGTTTATCATATGATTTatcacatttcaagcattttatgaaaagttCACAAACGGAATGAGCGGCATCATTTTTTACAAGGTGTCTTTCATAGCACGCTTGACTTTTGAAAAGACGTCTACATTTGGGACAGTTTGTCCATTTAACTATATCACAACCGGTGTCTGTTTTACAACATGCACACGTAGCTTCGCAGACATGGGTTTTATCGTTTTGGTAACCTTTGTCGCAGTGCGGACAATAATAAGACCTCTCAAAGAACCCTGTCATAGACATGATTGGAGCAAAATGCTCATCATAGTGGTACAGATTTATGCGGTGCGGTGCAGGGGGTCCTCTGTAACACATGCAGTTGAAATATAAACTAGAATATACCACGAGCTGATAATCGGGTGAAAGGTGTGCTTGAAATTTAGCGACGTCTTTGAGGGTgcatttggattttggaacacccgCATTTTCATGAAGCTCGGCCGCCATTTCACCTTGTTTTTTACTATTGGGATGTCTGATTGACTGGTGTTGTGGATGGTTATCTATACGAGTTTTACTAACGATGATGGCTCTGGCTAAACATAATTCGTcatctttgttttgaatttcgatgAAGCATGACTTTTCGCGGACTTTTTGATGAAGAGAGGCAATCCCTCTTGCATACAAACCGCCAATGGGAAGAGGGGCGTGTATGAAATTGACGAAAAACTCGCCCTCGAAAAGCCATGAGTCATTTGATTGAGTAACTCTCTCGATTTCACTCATGATCTTTTCGACTGTGAGTTGATCTGGTGAAATGAATGGAATACTGATATGTCTAAGTCCTTGACCAGATATGACAAGTCGGACTCTGTCTTGGGGCTGCACATCCTGAAGGAGACGATTCAAAAGTTCTCCGAAAACATTTGATATGTGAAATAAGATATCATTGAAAGAGGTACCTCGCTCCATTCCAGTTactttgattttcaaatcttgaCCCATCGtgccatattttcttattttaatGTCCTTGAGCGAGATAATTTGAAAAACAGGCTGTGCATGAGGATGGTTATGTGCTTGCCCATGTATCTCATTGTCCGactcgtcaacattttcatcatcatcatcatcatcatcatcatcatcatcatcatcatcatcatcatcatcggaaggagaagaagaagaaaaagaagaagggccattttggttgatgacctggtgaccaccaatctgaGTATTGGCTAGGTTTTTTTTGTCGTCTTTTGACGAAGCCCTAAAAAAGACGTCGCCATCTTGGTATCATGGAAAGGGTGTACCACAGAATGTGTGCCACTTAAAATTGCCCGGATGTTGGGATTGTCTTTCTGGGGTACACCATTTCCAACATTACCACCCGGTAGAACACCAATTGCATGAGGAGGTCTCCTTTCATTGGGATTTTTCAAAAGTGATCTCAAGACAGGGTCCCTGTCATGCCTCCTCTGTCGCTTCTTTGAATTCCCCCCATCGAGGTCAATCTTCCGCTTAGTAGGATCAGACCTGATATAAGCGGAGGATGTCGATGCAACTTGAGAGGTATGAGGTTCATTCACCTCTTGCAACTTGTTAGTTGTAAGTGATGAACGCTCCTCAGCCTTGGTGAGGATGTTCGACTCCAGAAACTGCTGGAGTTGGACATCCTGCCCAAGTTGTGATGATTGCAACCCCTCAAGTTGCACTTTCCCATTCGTAATCTCATCAAAGAGATTATGAACTATTTGACCTCGAAGAGGAGAATCAGAATCCACGTTTACAATTGGTGTACAGAgtggtgattctgattggttgcctgttacatttgattcattatCTGGAAACGATCctgaaagatatttcaggaCGTCCCCATCTGACGAATTTTCTGTCATAGGCAATCCGTTTGgtaatttgtctctttttgaatggcacttcctattttcttcataatatAGCAAGTCCGAGAAGTCTAGCAAAGCAAGATCCTCTGGTGTGCATGGCACCCCCTCCAATTCTCTGTTTAGgggaggtattttttctttgctatctTCCCGGACAGGCATCTGTTTCACTAGATCAGGAGAGTCTGGAACAAGAACAACATCCTCATCAGATGGTTGAGGCATTTCAGTTGTCAGATGTTCTTGTTCCAACGCCTCCTGATCTCCAGCAACACACTGATGAAATTCAGGAACAAAAAACACCTCATTCAGGTCTTTACCATCGGGACGATAAATTTGCGAaggaggtattttttcttcctcatgaTCCAAATCGATATTGCTGGATCGTTGCAGCAGATCCCTTAAATGAGGACTATCCCGTACCGTATGCGGCTGATCAGTCACCACTATGACAGATTGATGAGGTGGTGAAGGAGGCGTTTCCTGCACAACATTTTCCTGACAACCAGCATCAGATGACGATGGTAAAAAAAAGAGTGTAGGATTTAAATAAGGCATCATTACCTCAAGAAATTCCTTACGTTCCTTCCcttcataatattttgggaGGTACATCTTCCCAACACCTGCTCTCTTCAAAACCCAATCGTTTAAAATGTCTATAAAATCACTGTACGTTCTTTCgcccattgttgttgttgttgactgcgTTACAGGTGGTGGGAGTGGCGGGGATATTCTTCcaacttttctttcttcatcatttccaggggttgttgttgttcttgatggtgatggtggtgagggtgttggttcttcttctGGTGGCGTTTTTGTaacttctaaataaaaaaagttttgtttcaattcaggacaatgtaaaaaagtttatatcaaacatccttctcagttgttgttgttgttgttgctattaTCAATAGTGTAGATCATGTTATTGCTGTGATTTAGATAAcaagagaattttttttttcattttaagactatgtaaaattagaaaaaaatttaCAAATCAGGATCTCGAACAGTTATGAACACACTTACTCgttttttttgttgtcattCTTGGAGTTGACAGTTGAGTTTTAAATGACCTCTTTTTTAGATAGAGCTTCAAATggcctgtgaagaaaaaaaaaggtgtAATCATTAGATCATACACATTCAATAAATTaagcataaatatatatatatatatatggtttTTTTTGGGCATATATCAAGACAtttacaaatttatttatttactacaCACCTTTCTTTGCCTCTTTAGGCCTCTTCCTTTCCACTTTTACCCATTCATGTGGTTTAGAAGTGAACTCCTCCTCGGAATCAGGTccgtctgaaaagaaaaaagacagtaCTCTATTATGAAATTACATTAACTTCGTAAAGTTGGGTTCTTTTTTGTTatagcattaaaaaataaagcatgaagaagaataagaaagaaaaacttaccAAGAATAGGAAGAGGCTTTTTTCCAGCAACCACATTGGCATGTGTCAATTTTTTATTACTAACAGCAGCTGCTGCTGCACATGACCGTTCCATTGTCTTCTTTTCCATTATTATAACTGAAAATAAGTAATATACAGGAATAGAGAAGTGTTTGTTGCGAAGTTTTGTGTTTGACGAGTTCATGTCATAGAAAGAGTTGCtaaatgaatgcatgtcattGCTGCATACAGGTAATGATTCTGACTCATTGTATAGCAAATAGAAATACGACTCCATTTCAATGACAGGAGCCAAAAGAGTTGTGACTTTGGCAAGTTTGGCGAAAAATTATCAGATTGCGCACAACCAAAACACAAACCTTTTCATATGTGTTGAGAGCAAATGCAATGCCTATCGTGGTATCAGTAGATTGAGTCATTAAATGCTAAATAAAAACAGGGGTCATTTTCATAATAAGCTGTTCGGCAGCTTtgcaaaatgaaccattttccaGGAGCAGTTTCTACTTTTGTTATGTGAAATGTGTCCCTTTTTATCACTGTGATTCTCGGATCCTGTACTTGCTCTCGTGAAATtgtacttggaacaattataacaCCTTCACAGTTCTTTAATTCtgggatgtatgttgaaaaagtGAACTGAAATGATCTTCTCACATATTCAGGAGGATGCATGTTTGATACAATCTCGCCATTTGGACACAACTTCCAGCCATTGCTGTTTGATAACACATGAATTGATTTGTATTTAGCAAGTATCTCTAAACATTCTGGAGCAGTGAACACATTAGTTCTCTCcatcttgaatatttcatccatgGTAAAAGGGCCATATTTTTGCCTCGCTGGAATAGTACGATTAAGTACATAGagattatcatttatcatgacatttccatgagaaattatttttctttcttcatttcccTCAAGCAGCTCATCAAAGAGCTTCTCCCCAACTACAAAAACTCCATGAACAGGATCCTTTCCTTCAGGATAGAATGCCTGATGCAGACAGAAATTCAGAGTGGCAAGCACAGTTTTGGGGAGCGGTCCTTCCATGTTGACGATCTCGGTCCAAATggataaccaaaatgtgtttggtgtgttttgaggataaattcaaatgaagtttgctcaaggtcaagtttgtCATTGTTCTTTAGCATGTGACCTCTCATAATCACACACTCATATCCAATCAGATTCACTCACAAATATCACATAGTAGATAAAGAATGGACAGCATCTATCAGAGTTCATTTGAGATTAGTGCACCACAATGTCTACATATGAACAACTGCAAGCAAGTGTGCGGAAAGCACTACAACTACCAAACGTAGTTATATTTGGCACAAGATTGGAAATTATGCACGGCAGTGTGTGTGATGACTGTATGCTGGGAGAACACCATTTCCAAAACTACCACATCAAGTGTACAAACTGTGAAGCAAAGAGATGTACACACTgcttcatgaaaaatgttcaaaaggacCTAATTTTGAATAACCATATGTGTGCACATTCATGtccatgtttatgtacatgtggaACAATTGATGAAGAGAGGGAATTCCTAGACTTGGAGGAAGCTTCAATCATATACCATAGAAGTttgacaccatcatcataaactTTTCACCCAGGGGCATCAGGAAAAACGGTCCTTTCAGGGCCAAATATACCTCCAAAAATAAAtctcattgtaggcctacaataaggAATAATAGATCAAAAATTCTTACCTTAGTTTAATATCCGTGAAGTTTCTGGGTATGAGATTCTCCTGATATCACCAAAGCCACAACACAATAGACATCCGTCTCAAAAGACTATGAGTAACAGAATGATTAAACAATAATATAATCCTGATCTTAAACAAGAATCACACAAgttgttgaaaaatatctgtatgtaacaaagggaaaaaaataattaccagTACTTATGGTCAAATTAGGGTCATTAAATAAAACGGTAGCAGCATTTAGGTCGATCATCACAATTATGTTGTTCCATCGTTTATGACCTGATTaggacaaaaattacaaaaaattataCATAATACCCAAA
It encodes:
- the LOC135500134 gene encoding uncharacterized protein LOC135500134, with translation MRRDKKLKFSLCAKCALESSKICNHSDEDRALVGTWVIFEVKKAIEKGYKLLETFEIWHFEKTTKYDKVEKEGGIFAGYINHFLKQKQEASGWPEWCRTEEDKNKYIDDYEKNEGIQLDRGLIGVNPGLRSIAKICLNSLWGKFGQRSNFTKTLYTDNPEEYVKKLTDDSVEVTDVQLVNEEFVLMKFREKDDFIEPCPYTNCVIAAYTTAHARLKLYSELEKLERQVLYFDTDSIIYVVDETNEQHYNPPLGDYLGDFKDELEGKTIEEFISGGPKNYGYRIKGSGETVCKVRGFTLNYANSQNINFDSMKKLVEALNFSDKITITNPFKIKRRKDFKIVTVQEEKKYGLVYDKRYLVDDFYTLPFGY